The proteins below come from a single Bombus fervidus isolate BK054 chromosome 15, iyBomFerv1, whole genome shotgun sequence genomic window:
- the Ccz1 gene encoding vacuolar fusion protein CCZ1 isoform X2, whose translation MSSKTEVTLEHFYIFNGTYAKKEGEEEKKILYYYPERDLDVQIKNIGLSEAIIKFAQSFNPGQPCDYCHTHKTRQIYYQPESNFWMVMIVGVPYIWKEKDGNKYTEYQYDEVSSSVCQSILKQAYVMFRLFMGSFDTIINEPDCGSITLLKHKLEHFYSRYLMSLKLNNSDILDVFQGLQFLPLDKITFLRVQCFMNLVEAMFSQVKYTAFLYNDQVVWSGLEPEDMQVVYNYLVSTLLPAHLEKELHEGSMPRNSPSPFTTAHYGKFVTGPSSINEPSLIGKSPKVYINYSTKPVSLYLVVYRALSATICLFVDSKTSLLIDFFKSLDSFLGPQLTTLVSSVAEQCAKHVIVSSESCKYLYFNKLNLAYKSTIHPDNRRCSNVLTTPEVLRVITDIYNDTNKLKEAGEIIIKTMSDYWVVGKLSNLREFFVVIQQKSASIMEIEDDVKKLCEKELKSIFFH comes from the exons ATGTCATCGAAAACGGAGGTTACAttagaacatttttatatattcaatgGCACATATGCGAAAAAAGAGGGAGAG gaagaaaaaaagattctCTATTATTATCCAGAAAGAGATTTAGatgttcaaattaaaaatatagggCTCAGCGAagcaattattaaatttgcgCA ATCATTTAATCCTGGTCAGCCGTGCGATTATTGTCATACACATAAAACTCgtcaaatttattatcaacCAGAATCAAATTTTTGGATGGTGATG ATTGTCGGTGTACCTTACAtatggaaagagaaagatggtaacaaatatacagaatatcaATACGATGAAGTTTCTAGCAGTGTTTGTCAATCTATATTGAAGCAAGCGTATGTTATGTTCAGACTGTTTATGGGATCATTTGACACTATTATTAATGAACCTGATTGTGGGTCGATAACGTTATTAAAACACAAActtgaacatttttattcaagG TATCTAATGTCCTTAAAGTTGAATAATAGTGATATTTTGGATGTTTTCCAAGGCTTACAATTCTTACCTCTTgacaaaataacatttttacgGGTTCAGTGTTTTATGAATCTTGTAGAAGCCATGTTTTCTCAAGTGAAATATACTGCGTTTCTTTACAACGATCAAGTTGTATG GAGTGGTTTGGAGCCAGAGGATATGCAAGTAGTTTATAATTATCTAGTGAGTACGCTTTTACCAGCTCATCTTGAAAAAGAATTACACGAGGGCTCGATGCCCAGAAATTCACCTTCACCATTTACTACCGCTCATTATGGAAA ATTTGTCACTGGCCCATCTAGTATTAATGAACCAAGCTTAATTGGTAAATCTCCTAAGGTATATATCAATTATTCTACAAAACCGGTGTCGTTATATTTAGTTGTTTACAGAGCATTAAGCGCTACAATATGTTTGTTTGTTGACA GCAAAACAAGTTTGTTAATAGATTTCTTTAAAAGCCTGGATAGTTTTCTTGGCCCGCAATTAACCACGCTTGTTAGTTCGGTTGCAGAACAATGTGCTAAACACGTAATAGTTTCGTCGGAATCTTGCAAATAcctgtattttaataaacttaaTTTAGCATATAAAAGTACAATACATCCGGATAATAGGCGATGTTCTAATGTGCTTACAACGCCCGAAGTGTTGAGAGTTATCACTGATATATATAATGACACCAATAA atTAAAAGAAGCTggagaaataattataaaaactatGAGCGATTATTGGGTTGTTGGAAAGTTATCGAACTTGAGGGAATTTTTTGTAGTTATTCAACAAAAAAGTGCAAGTATAATGGAAATAGAAG atgACGTGAAAAAACTATGTGAAAAGgaattaaaaagtatatttttccattaa
- the Ccz1 gene encoding vacuolar fusion protein CCZ1 isoform X1, giving the protein MSSKTEVTLEHFYIFNGTYAKKEGEEEKKILYYYPERDLDVQIKNIGLSEAIIKFAQSFNPGQPCDYCHTHKTRQIYYQPESNFWMVMIVGVPYIWKEKDGNKYTEYQYDEVSSSVCQSILKQAYVMFRLFMGSFDTIINEPDCGSITLLKHKLEHFYSRYLMSLKLNNSDILDVFQGLQFLPLDKITFLRVQCFMNLVEAMFSQVKYTAFLYNDQVVWSGLEPEDMQVVYNYLVSTLLPAHLEKELHEGSMPRNSPSPFTTAHYGKFVTGPSSINEPSLIGKSPKVYINYSTKPVSLYLVVYRALSATICLFVDSKTSLLIDFFKSLDSFLGPQLTTLVSSVAEQCAKHVIVSSESCKYLYFNKLNLAYKSTIHPDNRRCSNVLTTPEVLRVITDIYNDTNKLKEAGEIIIKTMSDYWVVGKLSNLREFFVVIQQKSASIMEIEENAILTLLLTLIYDNYKRRIFRFIYILSF; this is encoded by the exons ATGTCATCGAAAACGGAGGTTACAttagaacatttttatatattcaatgGCACATATGCGAAAAAAGAGGGAGAG gaagaaaaaaagattctCTATTATTATCCAGAAAGAGATTTAGatgttcaaattaaaaatatagggCTCAGCGAagcaattattaaatttgcgCA ATCATTTAATCCTGGTCAGCCGTGCGATTATTGTCATACACATAAAACTCgtcaaatttattatcaacCAGAATCAAATTTTTGGATGGTGATG ATTGTCGGTGTACCTTACAtatggaaagagaaagatggtaacaaatatacagaatatcaATACGATGAAGTTTCTAGCAGTGTTTGTCAATCTATATTGAAGCAAGCGTATGTTATGTTCAGACTGTTTATGGGATCATTTGACACTATTATTAATGAACCTGATTGTGGGTCGATAACGTTATTAAAACACAAActtgaacatttttattcaagG TATCTAATGTCCTTAAAGTTGAATAATAGTGATATTTTGGATGTTTTCCAAGGCTTACAATTCTTACCTCTTgacaaaataacatttttacgGGTTCAGTGTTTTATGAATCTTGTAGAAGCCATGTTTTCTCAAGTGAAATATACTGCGTTTCTTTACAACGATCAAGTTGTATG GAGTGGTTTGGAGCCAGAGGATATGCAAGTAGTTTATAATTATCTAGTGAGTACGCTTTTACCAGCTCATCTTGAAAAAGAATTACACGAGGGCTCGATGCCCAGAAATTCACCTTCACCATTTACTACCGCTCATTATGGAAA ATTTGTCACTGGCCCATCTAGTATTAATGAACCAAGCTTAATTGGTAAATCTCCTAAGGTATATATCAATTATTCTACAAAACCGGTGTCGTTATATTTAGTTGTTTACAGAGCATTAAGCGCTACAATATGTTTGTTTGTTGACA GCAAAACAAGTTTGTTAATAGATTTCTTTAAAAGCCTGGATAGTTTTCTTGGCCCGCAATTAACCACGCTTGTTAGTTCGGTTGCAGAACAATGTGCTAAACACGTAATAGTTTCGTCGGAATCTTGCAAATAcctgtattttaataaacttaaTTTAGCATATAAAAGTACAATACATCCGGATAATAGGCGATGTTCTAATGTGCTTACAACGCCCGAAGTGTTGAGAGTTATCACTGATATATATAATGACACCAATAA atTAAAAGAAGCTggagaaataattataaaaactatGAGCGATTATTGGGTTGTTGGAAAGTTATCGAACTTGAGGGAATTTTTTGTAGTTATTCAACAAAAAAGTGCAAGTATAATGGAAATAGAAG